A section of the Humulus lupulus chromosome 2, drHumLupu1.1, whole genome shotgun sequence genome encodes:
- the LOC133814423 gene encoding uncharacterized protein LOC133814423 produces MENMLIKDKLVTNIDSTKNIDSIANISTDDDFDDAGLNDDNNVDLDDDDDDNDNEDDDDDDEGERNNIDDGFVEVNLNVPCLENRTFDDSFDDAYICNVPDASSAPHTLEDNHLQLPRVSPSDHFNERSHVSSTPSSNATSIDEDVFCVGQYFVDKKELKMKVHMLAIRRNFEFKVKKSNKKLVVLVCVDPNCKWRIHATKTYAIGLFVIRKHCNEHTCSLEMRQNHHRQATCSIIGEHLKARYEGVKKGPNPAQIVNEIAWKARKCAHELIRGSAANSYPKLPSYLYMVQKSNPGTYTRLIVDEEQKFKYLFLSLGVSIRGFRYMRKVIFIDGTHLKNQFGGNLLIATAQDGNFQIYPLAFGIVDSENDASWNWFLTCLRDQVPDTTDLVFISDRHKSIIKGVRNVYQNAYHGACMWHLGQNIKTKFSGKCLKKLFEKTEKAYRVSEFTKLFAEISTKKKTKSGNIPEECIF; encoded by the exons ATGGAAAATATGCTCATTAAGGATAAACTTGTTACTAATATTGATTCTACTAAAAATATTGATTCTATTGCAAACATTTCTACTGATGATGATTTTGATGATGCTGGTTTAAACGATGATAACAATGTTGATTTAGATGATGACGATGATGACAACGACAacgaagatgatgatgatgatgatgaggggGAAAGAAACAATATTGATGATGGTTTTGTTGAGGTAAATTTGAATGTCCCATGTCTTGAAAATAGAACTTTTGATGATTCCTTTGACGATGCATACATATGTAATGTTCCTGATGCTAGTTCTGCACCTCACACTCTTGAAGATAACCATTTACAACTTCCTCGTGTATCCCCTAGTGATCATTTTAATGAAAGAAGTCATGTTAGTAGTACACCAAGCTCAAATGCAACAAGTATTGATGAAGATGTTTTTTGTGTTGGTCAATATTTTGTGGATAAgaaagagttgaagatgaaaGTACACATGCTTGCTATACGACGAAACTTTGAATTCAAAGTGAAAAAATCAAATAAGAAATTAGTGGTTTTGGTTTGTGTTGACCCCAATTGTAAGTGGAGAATTCATGCAACAAAGACATATGCAATAGGTTTGTTTGTTATTCGCAAGCATTGTAATGAACACACTTGTTCTTTAGAAATGCGACAAAATCATCATCGGCAAGCAACTTGTTCTATTATTGGAGAGCACTTGAAAGCGAGATATGAAGGTGTGAAAAAAGGTCCAAATCCAGCACAAATAGTTAAtgagatt GCATGGAAGGCAAGAAAGTGCGCACATGAACTTATAAGGGGTTCAGCGGCAAACAGTTATCCAAAACTCCCATCTTACTTGtacatggtccaaaagtctaATCCTGGTACATACACTAGATTAATTGTTGATgaagaacaaaaattcaaatatttatttttgtcttTGGGAGTATCCATTAGAGGTTTTCGTTACATGAGAAAAGTTATATTTATTGATGGAACTCATTTGAAAAACCAATTTGGAGGAAATTTACTCATTGCAACTGCACAAGATGGAAATTTTCAAATTTATCCTCTTGCTTTTGGTATTGTTGATTCTGAGAATGATGCATCTTGGAATTGGTTTTTGACATGCTTACGAGATCAAGTGCCTGATACTACTGATTTAGTGTTTATATCTGATAGACACAAAAGCATTATAAAGGGAGTTCGAAATGTATATCAAAATGCTTACCATGGAGCTTGTATGTGGCATCTTGGACAAAATATAAAGACAAAATTTAGTGGTAAATGTTTGAAAAAGTTGTTTGAGAAGACGGAAAAAGCGTACAGAGTTTCAGAGTTCACAAAGTTATTTGCTGAGatttctacaaaaaaaaaaaccaagtctGGCAACATACCTGAAGAATGCATCTTTTGA